Within the Streptomyces sp. R41 genome, the region CAGACACCACGGTGCACCCCTTCCGGATCGAGATCCCCCAGGCGCAGCTGGACGACCTGCACACGCGCCTGGACCTGACCCGCTGGCCCGACGAGCTGCCGGACGCCGGCTGGGAGTACGGGGCATCACTGCCGTACCTCCGCGAGCTTGCGGCCTACTGGCGGAACGCCTACGACTGGCGCAAGCACGAGGCCGCGCTCAACGAGTTCCCGCAGTACGTCACGGAGATCGACGGCGCCCGCGTGCACTTCCTGCACGTGCGCTCGCCCGAGCCGGACGCCGTGCCGCTTCTGCTGACGCACGGCTGGCCGGGCTCGATCGTCGAGTTCCTCGGCCTGATCGGTCCGCTCAGCGACCCGCGCGCCCACGGCGGCGATCCGGCCACCGCCTTTCACTTGGTCATCCCGTCCATCCCCGGCTTCGGCTTCTCCGGCCCCACCAGGGAGCGCGGCTGGAACGTCAGCCGTACGGCCCGGGCGTGGGCCGAGCTGATGCGCCGACTCGGCTACGAGCGCTACGGCGCCCAGGGCGGCGACCTCGGCGCGCTGATCTCGCCCCAGCTGGGCCGGATCGCGCCCGAGTCGGTGATCGGCGTCCATGTGAATGCGGCGTCGGTGGGCTTCATCCCACTCGGTCCGGTGCC harbors:
- a CDS encoding epoxide hydrolase family protein — protein: MADNADTTVHPFRIEIPQAQLDDLHTRLDLTRWPDELPDAGWEYGASLPYLRELAAYWRNAYDWRKHEAALNEFPQYVTEIDGARVHFLHVRSPEPDAVPLLLTHGWPGSIVEFLGLIGPLSDPRAHGGDPATAFHLVIPSIPGFGFSGPTRERGWNVSRTARAWAELMRRLGYERYGAQGGDLGALISPQLGRIAPESVIGVHVNAASVGFIPLGPVPDDVRAELTEKERRRLASIATFTTDGFGYNAIQSTRPQTLSYGLTDSPVGQLAWIFEKFKEWTHSSAELPEDAVDRDVLLTNVMLYWLTGTAGSAARMYYENSHSGDWFPVSRSDVPTAVANFDEDVAIRRWAEQTNTVVRWTEFERGGHFAALEQPELLTGDIREFFSTLR